The nucleotide window tcctcctgctaaaaaacaaacttatTATTAGTTCTAATTCGTGTTGAAATATCTGTGTTTTATAAACTAATAAGTGTTGCTTATATGACTGTTCaaggataataaaaaaaaatctttagagGTCACTGGAACCATGGCAACGTTAGCTGGCTAGCAGCTAACCTTGTTGTTAGCTGCTAGCGATCTGGAGAATAACAGCATGTAAACACACCGTATTTTAAAAGGCACAACACAGAAATGAACCTTCATAAGatgcaaatacattttatttacgcTTTCCAACAAATAATGCCTGACTGTAGCTTGTTGAGGTTTTGACTTTAATGCCAGAATGATCAAGAGCAGCTAGTGTCCaaaatcattttctttcatACTTTGGAgtcacatttgtttgtttgctttttctatttcttattGGTGCTCCAACTTTCTCTAACTCTTACCATAGTAAGCTggattgtctttttttgtcatactgtattaTATTATTGAGCTCCTGAGTCACTTTACtgtgttttgatgtttttgctgctggACCCCAGAAATACATTTCACAGAGAAATTGTTGGAATAAAGATGTCCTGTGTCTCTGATCAGACCTGAAAGAGATTTAGCAGTTTGAACTACCAAATTCACACCTTCATTAACCAAAGCTGACatgtatttatctatttattggAGCTGCCAAGCAGGAGGAAAGGTGTTGGAGTCTAATTGGCATCGTTTTAAAATTCAACCGAAGGAGTGATGCAGCTGTTAataatttgctgttttgttaTGGTATTTTAATGTACTCTAGTCTGTGCCTGGTtgcattttgttgtgtttgatttttgtattataaTGTGTGTACATATGATGTAgattgtgtgtgtcattgttgttAATTTTGTGTAATTAGCTTTATTGGAAGACTAAACCTCTAAGGATCTTCTACTTTAAACCCCTGATTAGAGATTAGAGCTCATGTGTTTTTGATGGAAGAGTTAAGGTCCCTTCtcagatatagatatagagatTTGAAGAAATAACCTGGGTAGAGAAATAACACAAAAGGATGGAGAGTAGTTTAAATTTATAAGGTGAGCTTTATATCAATATTATAACATTTAGTTTTTCTTCACTATATTGCATTACACATTGTAAATATAAACTTGCAAATGCTGTTATAAAGCTGTAGGTGATGGGAAGCCTGTGGCTTTTTTGCACAAGAAAGTTAAGATGGAGAATTAGgaccaaaatgcaaaaaattgGCATTTTAAGAATAGAAACAAAATTTCAAGAGTAAAACTGGAATAGtattttgaaggaaaaaaatcaaacttggAAGTGGCTGCATTTGTGCAAGAAGAAATAGTGGCAATGGACAGATGCAAGGCTATTGATGGGGGAGTTGTATGAGATCAGGCTGCAATTGACATTTCACAGAAGAGGGCGTGAGAAATTTAAACAATGACCATTTTATGTAAAGGTTTATTCTGTCCTTCTGAAACCCGTCGTCCTTTCTTATTCAGTTTTTAGCTGTTTATGTTGTGCACTTTTAGTCTTTTTGAGTTTCTTGATTACTTCCTGATGTGTTCTTTTAGCTCATGCCATCGGCATCTGTCTTGATGTAAATCCACAAGGATCTGTTAGGGAcatatcttttcttttctcaagcTAAACTGGTTCTTTTGAAAGATTTAGTATTTCAACCAGTCATTTATACAATTAATAGCAACTTGGTGATCGCTAGCACTGCACCGAAAAGTATCCATTTACAGTGAGCTGATTAACACGCAACAAAGACATAACTACTGGACAAGCAAATGCACGAGTTATTAATTAGTCAGTCTTATTTACAGTGTGTGCTCCATGTTTCCAGAATTCTCCATGGTTAACATTTTGAAGGTTACTCCAGGAGCATGTCTACAGCATGTCATCATTGAAGGTAatcagtctttttttgtttttgatgaggactagaaaatttatttatttaatctgaaAACTTGTATACCAGCCTGCCTCTCGTTCCCTGTTACTGTATGTGTGCTCATATACATTTTAGGTGCCGTAAAACCAGCTAGAAGGCCTCTCATTAGTTGGTACAACAAAGACAATGTTGGCATGCTGCACAAATTCATGGTGAAAGAACCCAGGCTGTTGTGGAACGGACTTTTACGTACATGGTGAGAACATCATTAGAGCAAGCTGAAATTCCAGTACATCTAACATTTTCTCCTTGTTATCACATGTGCAAACTGTTCCTCACGTTACCTTTGCAGGACAGTAGTGATGCGTCGCGAACGAAACAGCTCTTAGAGCCGGCTCTTTGAAGTTACACGGTAGTTACagtcgcagtagcacaggaacagagcaggagggagagagagagaaagagagccaggggcaAGAACAAGAGACAACCTCATCACAtcagaaaggtatagtaatcatccacgaCTATTTTCATTTACGgttgataaaggattcagaaagtttattcatgcagtgaaTCCTATATATGCaattccaagcaggaaaacactCTCCACAAAAATCCCaggcctatatgacagagaatgtgcatcttctttttgttttgcatattttaatttatattttattgtgttgtggtttgcagtgttttgtgttgtttcactttaactttgtttaaaaggaaaagctgaaaatttaaatagttaaaagttgaagtgtaaatagttgttttttgtactttataatttatttattacattttatgtagcgtgaataaataaaagtatatttatggtGACCCTTAGAGACAAAACACAGCcaaaagagccggttctctataAAGAGCCGGAATTCCCATCACTACAGGACAGATAATAAATGACTCTTGCATGAGAAACTAGAGGCGGTGCCCTTTTTATTAGAGGGACTGGATAATACCGAAATCAGAGTCCTGTCGCCTTTACCGGCCGCTGGTCTGGACAAGGAGGTCACATATGAGAAGTTTCACCAGGTCAGTCACAGTTTGGGTGACCTCGTTGGACAGTACTTTACTGGGAGAAGCCAAAAGGTCAACTGGAGATCGAGGGAATTCTCAAGGTAAGTCATTATATTCAAACTTGAATGAATTAGTGTTCACTTCATAAAGCCTAATTTACTGCCAATATtaatgtcaagagatttattctaaagacacttcttcagctaagtctaagggtagaaacacacacagacgctgtgtttttcacttgtatacaagggcggtcacagaacgctcacaacagagtgggggccctgtgatcagcgctctgttcttgcacttgtctttatttatatgcaaaaataatacaacagtgaatacgtctattcataggcagaggaaagttagtgcgtagggagtgaagataagagcggtttaggtgtatgcatgtgtgttgtgggatacagaaggacgcggcctctcttcttgttagggagcgtcagataagagtgtccagctctcctcttcctggcaggagtgaaataataacagcttgttcagctgtgagaaagaatttataaaacagtcctgtagtggacaacagtctaagtcatcaaaaggtcaacatacagtattctatcatatgcaaacttatatcattaaaagcttatactgactactaagtacaactCTCCGTTGAcaattaataatttattctttttGATAAGTGACACACCTTTGTTCCAGGTGGGGACAAATATTACGGGTGTAGGCGAGTTGAAGCTGGACACAGATGGCACTCTGAGTCTTCGACCCCCTTCTAACGGTTCACAGTACTTCCTGACCCCAGTGGACTTCGACGCCACACAAGGAGAGAATGAGAACTTTTTGGTGGAAAGTGTAGGTCATTATTTCTGCTTTGGCAGGGGCAGCAATCAATTTCTGGGCCAGGTTACGCTACTACCGCCACCTTGAGGCTCACAGGGAGCAGGAAAGAAAGGAATTTAACAGACTGCTGGCTGAAGCCGCAAGACAGCAAAATAATGTACCAGGACAGGACAACCTTCAAGGCGTGGCCATGTGTGTTATTTGCCTCAATCAGCCCTGTATCTGTGTCTTGTTGGACTGTGGACACGTGTGCTGCTGCCACACCTGCTACCAGGCTCTGCCACAGCAATATTGCCCTATTTGTAGACAGAGGATTGTAAGAGTGCTACCTCTGTATCAAGTCTGACGTAGCTGTGGAAGCAGGTCACCTCAGTAGAAGCTTCGAGTCTAAACTGCTACACTTATTAAATCAAAAATTAAATGTGAGTCATGTTGTGAAAACATTTTGTCCATAACGGAGATTTGTTGTGGGAAATATGGGAATATAAAACAAGTGGAAAAATGTGTAAACTTGTGCAATacagatgtttgttttgctGAGTGCTCATGTGCCTTGTTTTAGCATTTTCTACTGAGTGATGGTACTTTaaagtaaatggactgattcttttaTAGTGCTTTCCTGCCCtgcctgagcactcaaagcactttacacaacttcCCTCATTCACCGGTTCAAGGAAGCATTTTTTTGCTGGGATTTTAACTGGGACAGCAGCCTTAATCCCTCTGAAGACTGATGACCCAAGCTTTGAAGAAACAGTTGGTGCTACCAGCCAGCTTACACAGACAAATGCACATCTGACTACAGCTCCTGGAATTGATTGCCTGTACAAATATATCAATACAGTGGTCGGAAAGATAGAAAATACTTCAACAAGTGCTGGGAGCATAGAAAACTGTTCTAGCTGTTCAAAAAACAAGGATACGTGGATGCTCAAATCTTCACAATGTGCAAACAAAAAAGACTGTGCACTGTGCAGACTGTGGAAACCATTGTGAAATTTACCTTCTTGCTGTTGCTGCTAAATTGCTACTGTAGCCAAAATCCTCTGTCACCTTCAGAAATATCTATTAGAAGAGATTTTTCCTGAAAGCCAGTGTGGCTTCCAGTCTTTCACCCACTGTGGACATGGTCAAAGGagttcacctctcatccgagaagcttcttcagttctaaggtcaaatggccgaggtccatctgacctcaggaattcacatgacaaggtggggccaggtttcacaatgggctcacctgaaaccctggctgattaggtcccacacccgctctcacaccttggcgcatgtgattagaggatcaccagggggtcctttgtccctcattggggggatactcccactgggtttaaatctgggactctcggccatttgaccttagaactgaagaagcttctcggatgagaggtgaaacgtcttcaagcaacttaaagaagtccagacgcttttctttgca belongs to Oreochromis niloticus isolate F11D_XX unplaced genomic scaffold, O_niloticus_UMD_NMBU tig00006521_pilon, whole genome shotgun sequence and includes:
- the LOC109200632 gene encoding mitochondrial ubiquitin ligase activator of nfkb 1-A-like isoform X1; translated protein: MGELYEIRLQLTFHRRGQFSMVNILKVTPGACLQHVIIEGAVKPARRPLISWYNKDNVGMLHKFMVKEPRLLWNGLLRTWTVVMRRERNSS
- the LOC109200632 gene encoding mitochondrial ubiquitin ligase activator of nfkb 1-A-like isoform X2; its protein translation is MTILCKEFSMVNILKVTPGACLQHVIIEGAVKPARRPLISWYNKDNVGMLHKFMVKEPRLLWNGLLRTWTVVMRRERNSS